The Sander lucioperca isolate FBNREF2018 chromosome 15, SLUC_FBN_1.2, whole genome shotgun sequence genome window below encodes:
- the LOC116039433 gene encoding probable E3 ubiquitin-protein ligase TRIML1, whose translation MEERAAVSALDGLMERNCSLIQQIEQDLARLTVAMDQTDTDPDTMSFFSYPEQQDTETVERVMDLLNSTDPSSVRLDEAKAEQILSLANNMLLLISSQTPIIKSFTKSYSSEVCLDPETAHPKLIISPHGDSAIYTDTWQQLPDLPGRFDTTLNVISLQGFSFGHHYWEIDVTGKTYWELGVTYPNIPRKGTTEDCWLGRGDESWCVEFFDGEYTAWHGGVPHQLPFTKRFCRIGVLCSFPAGLVTFLEAENMTPLFSFCAGTFSDCLHLALCPGHDHNGTNAQPIVICNAPSHQ comes from the exons ATGGAGGAGCGGGCTGCAGTCTCTGCCCTGGATGGGCTGATGGAAAGAAACTGTTCTCTAATCCAGCAGATAGAGCAGGACCTGGCCAGACTCACTGTGGCAATGGACCAGACCGACACAGACCCTGATACAATG TCTTTCTTTTCATACCCTGAGCAGCAAGACACGGAGACAGTGGAAAG AGTGATGGATCTGCTAAACAGCACAGACCCGAGCAGTGTGAGGCTGGACGAAGCTAAAGCCGAGCAGATCCTCAGCCTCGCCAACAACATGCTCCTGCTGATCAGCTCACAGACGCCTATAATCAAGAGCTTCACCAAGAGTT ATTCCAGCGAGGTGTGTTTGGACCCGGAGACGGCCCATCCAAAGCTGATCATCTCCCCCCATGGGGACAGCGCCATCTATACAGACACCTGGCAGCAACTTCCTGACCTCCCTGGACGCTTTGACACCACCCTCAATGTCATCAGCTTGCAAGGATTCAGCTTCGGCCACCATTACTGGGAGATTGATGTGACTGGGAAGACTTACTGGGAGCTGGGCGTCACCTATCCCAACATTCCCCGCAAGGGCACCACTGAGGACTGCTGGCTGGGCCGGGGGGACGAGTCCTGGTGTGTGGAGTTCTTTGATGGGGAGTATACAGCCTGGCACGGAGGGGTGCCCCATCAGCTGCCTTTCACAAAACGCTTCTGTCGGATTGGTGTTTTGTGTAGTTTCCCCGCAGGATTGGTGACGTTTCTTGAGGCAGAGAACATGACGCCGTTGTTCTCCTTCTGTGCAGGAACCTTCTCAGACTGCCTCCACCTGGCTCTGTGTCCTGGCCATGACCACAATGGCACCAATGCGCAGCCTATTGTGATCTGTAATGCTCCATCTCACCAGTGA
- the LOC116039345 gene encoding E3 ubiquitin/ISG15 ligase TRIM25-like: MGTVEETFKCPVCQDFFTDPVTLPCGHDFCLTCIQAVWETEGSDEGPFFCPECQIFLPSDLTLEVNTSLQNKVKDFTTNSPSTAELRTTPPSRATVSSSAIHCDHCIETPSVAIRTCLTCDASLCQAHALLHQQRSALREHTVVEVTGDPLSLKCREHREELKLFCMEERVPVCCLCVLVGMHKNHKAFQLHEACTDFKVNIILVLFS, translated from the coding sequence ATGGGGACAGTTGAGGAAACCTTCAAGTGTCCCGTCTGCCAGGACTTCTTCACAGATCCTGTGACACTGCCATGCGGACATGACTTCTGTCTCACCTGTATCCAGGCTGTGTGGGAAACAGAGGGATCTGATGAGGGTCCTTTCTTCTGTCCAGAATGTCAGATATTCCTCCCCTCTGACCTCACACTGGAGGTAAACACCAGCCTTCAGAATAAAGTAAAGGACTTCACCACTAACAGCCCGTCAACAGCAGAGCTACGGACAACGCCACCAAGCAGGGCAACCGTATCATCTTCAGCTATCCACTGTGACCACTGCATAGAGACACCATCGGTGGCCATAAGGACCTGTCTGACCTGTGATGCCTCACTGTGCCAGGCTCACGCCCTGCTGCACCAGCAGAGGTCTGCTCTGAGGGAGCACACAGTTGTGGAGGTGACGGGGGATCCTCTGTCTCTGAAGTGCAGGGAGCACCGTGAGGAGCTCAAGCTCTTCTGTATGGAGGAGAGGGTCCCTGTGTGCTGTCTGTGTGTCCTGGTCGGCATGCACAAAAACCACAAAGCGTTTCAACTCCATGAAGCCTGCACAGACTTCAAGGTGAATataattttggttttattttcctga
- the habp2 gene encoding hyaluronan-binding protein 2, giving the protein MNLKLLFFCLFCAVLLIPAELKPDKSKKHERHEHHERHEHRERHEHHDREVQGHGRQKHDKERKKGRFEDIISDDFFEIRAPSDDDDDDDSRSDWVFELQELEGKCVPNPCLNNGVCEQKGKKGFKCRCPKPFKGRKCQKGPKYCRKGLCGRGECVRIPTAPFYECKCKMPFQPPDCRTFSVCQPNPCWNGGQCVKDGNNFDCQCPLGFRGRFCHVGPNDCYVDDGESYHGNVSETDDGYECLHWNSHFILENGADPFKTFQDTEGLGPHNFCRNPDEDKMPWCFYRRGSRLLWDYCNVTKCLEPTGVTPTKIVPTDASPTASKAPPPTLKPTASTTVPTKTEKPSQAPQPSTTPVVPLIPTGTAPPQQFATCGKPVPKRPITRIFGGLKVAPGALPWQVSLQVRPKNSNLPFKHICGGVLIKSCWVLTAGHCIEQNKDMQVVMGGLSLNTEEPTEQTIKVAEAIVHENYRETTAAVYNDIALLRLSGTDGVCANETQFVKTACLPDAQLPDGMECKIAGWGVTEDAQYGSNHLLDANVLLINQEKCTEPRVYGRVLDNTMFCAGYLQGGADSCQGDSGGPLTCQANSTNVIYGLVSWGDQCGQKNKPGVYTRVTRFLNWIKTKTQAAAP; this is encoded by the exons ATGAACCTTAAGCTCCTCTTCTTTTGCCTCTTCTGTGCGGTGCTCCTCATACCTGCTGAA CTGAAACCTGATAAATCCAAAAAGCATGAACGTCATGAACATCATGAACGTCATGAACATCGTGAACGTCATGAACATCATGATCGTGAGGTTCAGGGACATGGGCGTCAAAAACATgacaaagaaaggaagaaaggaagattTGAGGACATAATTTCAG acGACTTCTTTGAGATCCGAGCTCCGAGTGATGATGACGACGACGATGACAGTCGTTCAGACTGGGTTTTTGAACTTCAAGAGCTAGAAG GCAAATGCGTCCCAAACCCTTGTCTCAACAATGGAGTTTGTGAGCAAAAAGGCAAGAAGGGATTCAAATGCAGGTGTCCCAAACCTTTTAAAGGAAGGAAATGCCAGAAAG GCCCAAAATATTGTAGAAAAGGTCTATGCGGGCGTGGGGAATGTGTTCGGATTCCAACTGCCCCGTTCTATGAGTGCAAATGTAAGATGCCCTTCCAGCCTCCAGACTGCAGAACTT TTTCAGTGTGTCAGCCTAATCCATGTTGGAATGGTGGACAGTGCGTCAAGGATGGTAATAACTTTGACTGCCAATGCCCTCTGGGGTTCAGAGGACGTTTCTGCCATGTTG GCCCAAATGACTGCTATGTGGATGACGGAGAGTCATACCATGGCAATGTGAGCGAGACAGATGACGGCTATGAATGCCTCCACTGGAACTCTCACTTCATCCTGGAGAACGGAGCTGATCCCTTCAAAACCTTCCAGGACACAGAAGGACTTGGCCCTCACAACTTCTGCAG AAACCCAGACGAAGACAAGATGCCCTGGTGTTTCTACAGAAGAGGCAGCAGGTTGTTGTGGGACTACTGTAATGTCACAAAGTGTCTTGAACCAACAG GTGTGACGCCAACTAAAATTGTCCCGACAGACGCCAGTCCCACTGCTTCTAAGGCCCCACCTCCAACACTTAAACCCACAGCATCAACTACCGTACCTACAAAGACTGAGAAGCCCAGCCAGGCTCCACAACCTTCTACTACACCCGTTGTTCCTCTCATCCCCACCGGCACTGCTCCCCCACAACAGTTTGCCACTTGTGGGAAGCCTGTGCCAAAAAGGCCCATTACACGAATTTTTGGGGGTCTGAAGGTCGCTCCTGGGGCTCTACCCTGGCAGGTGTCCCTGCAAGTGAGACCAAAGAACTCCAACCTGCCATTCAAACACATATGTGGAGGAGTTCTCATCAAGAGCTGCTGGGTACTGACAGCTGGACACTGCAT TGAACAAAATAAGGACATGCAGGTAGTCATGGGAGGTCTGTCACTGAATACGGAGGAACCCACAGAACAAACCATAAAAGTTGCAGAGGCTATTGTACATGAGAACTACAGAGAGACTACAGCAGCTGTTTACAATGACATAG CTTTGTTGAGGCTGAGCGGCACTGATGGAGTTTGTGCCAATGAGACCCAGTTTGTGAAGACAGCCTGTCTTCCTGATGCCCAACTGCCTGATGGGATGGAGTGTAAAATTGCTGGATGGGGTGTCACTGAAGACG CTCAGTATGGTTCCAACCACCTGCTGGATGCCAATGTGCTGCTGATCAACCAGGAAAAGTGCACTGAACCTCGTGTTTATGGCAGAGTCCTGGACAATACTATGTTCTGCGCTGGCTACCTGCAGGGAGGGGCAGATTCTTGCCAG GGTGACTCTGGAGGACCACTGACTTGTCAGGCGAACAGTACCAACGTTATATATGGCCTGGTGAGTTGGGGAGACCAATGTGGACAGAAGAACAAGCCTGGGGTCTACACACGGGTCACTCGCTTCCTGAACTGGATCAAGACAAAGACTCAAGCAGCTGCTCCATAA
- the ablim1a gene encoding actin-binding LIM protein 1 isoform X17, whose product MFTEGEEMYLQGSTVWHPGCKNTTRTEERHRERPTRSSSESICSRPGSSIPGSPGHTIYAKVDNEILDYRDLAAIPKVKAIYDIERPDLITYEPLYTTSLDEREERGENLGELHTARRERSPLPDDKFSRNMSPTLPGEGSYDRRERILQRSTSQGSIGSPVYNRHGYTPTLLRSPQHFHRPEALTGMQKLCSSLCSNSVGSRNSDSRPTSPFRHHFLPHSQGTDPLSGRSSPLPLRPDSRPVTPPLSLTPKHFHLPDQGSNIYRKPPIYKQHDTDAIARQSKSGDDIIRSATFPAAHAPSPDDSSRSEGDLWPCSLAVLEGRRRSREEDEEEALKRKQLHEEHLSKIQSGLGKLILKEEMEKEEIRERHARSLSAQRYDPKQTNCDADPTSPTKTNSLPGYGRNGLHRPQSTDFTQYNSYGDMCGGGREFQHIKDGRAALARMDRGVSMPNMLEPKVYPYEMLMITSRGRAKLPRDVDRTRLERHLAPEKFFDIFGMEIQEFDRLPLWKRNDMKKKAKLF is encoded by the exons atgttcacagaaGGAGAAGAGATGTATCTGCAAG GATCAACAGTGTGGCATCCTGGCTGCAAGAACACCACCAGAACAGAGGAGAGACACAGGGAGCGG cCTACGAGGTCGTCATCCGAGAGTATTTGTTCCAGACCTGGTTCAAGCATACCTGGCTCACCGGGTCACACGATCTAT GCAAAAGTAGACAATGAGATCCTTGATTACCGAGACCTAGCTGCCATTCCAAAAGTCAAAGCCATTTATGACATTGAGCGCCCTGATCTTATTACCTATGAACCTTTGTACACCACCTCCCTggatgagagggaggagagaggagagaattTGGGAGAG CTCCACACTGCCAGGAGGGAGCGTTCCCCCTTGCCCGATGACAAG TTTTCAAGAAACATGTCACCAACCCTACCTGGTGAG ggctcTTACGACAGGAGGGAACGCATCCTCCAAAGGTCCACTAGTCAGGGCTCCATAGGATCGCCAGTTTATAATCGCCATGGTTACACCCCCACCTTGTTAAGGTCACCACAGCATTTTCACAGGCCAG AGGCTCTGACAGGCATGCAGAAACTCTGCTCCTCCTTGTGCAGTAACAGTGTGGGCTCCAGAAATAGTGACTCCCGCCCCACCTCCCCTTTCAGACACCACTTCCTCCCCCATAGCCAAG GCACTGACCCGCTGAGTGGCCGGAGTTCCCCCCTCCCGCTCAGGCCCGACAGCCGGCCGGTCACCCCGCCTCTCTCTCTGACCCCTAAACATTTCCACCTCCCAG ATCAGGGGAGCAACATCTACAGAAAACCACCCATCTACAAACAACATG ATACAGATGCCATAGCACGTCAAAGCAAGTCtggtgatgacatcatcagatcTGCCACCTTCCCCGCTGCCCATGCTCCCTCTCCGGATGACAGCTCACGGAGTGAGGGCGACCTTTGGCCCTGCTCTCTCGCTGTATTAG AAGGGAGGAGACGTTCCAgagaagaggacgaggaagagGCCTTGAAAAGAAAGCAGCTCCACGAGGAACATCTCAGCAAG attCAGTCTGGTTTGGGGAAGCTCATACTGAAGGAGGAGATGGAAAAAGAGGAGATCAGGGAGCGTCACGCACGTAGCCTCTCTGCTCAGCGCTACGACCCCAAACAGACCAACTGTGACGCAG ATCCAACTTCTCCAACCAAAACTAACTCTCTGCCTGGCTATGGAAGGAATGGGCTGCACCGG CCCCAGTCAACAGATTTCACCCAGTACAACAGCTATGGTGACATGTGTGGAGGAGGCAGAG AGTTTCAG CACATTAAGGATGGCCGTGCAGCACTTGCAAGGATGGACAGGGGAGTATCTATGCCTAATATGTTGGAACCAAAA GTGTATCCCTATGAAATGCTCATGATAACCAGTAGAGGGAGAGCTAAACTGCCCAGGGATGTGGACAGAACCAGACTGGAG CGCCACTTAGCACCTGAAAAGTTCTTTGACATCTTTGGAATGGAGATCCAGGAGTTTGACAGGCTTCCCCTGTGGAAACGCAACGACATGAAAAAGAAGGCCAAGCTCTTCTAG